In Clostridium sp. DL-VIII, the following proteins share a genomic window:
- a CDS encoding MFS transporter, with translation MNNLNWKMIYTIFVFVTLAAFDNVIIGLFPTLFSSIASDLNIGLFELGIVSAINILITSISSVYWGYLAGRLNRRKLIIIGTIIWSSSVLLTSYSSTYLELLIFQVLTGIGLGCISSIGFSTLSDYIPYKFRGMILSFWGMSQGFGGILGALIASLIGTSSGWRKPFEIVSIVGFLLISLYLFIREPRLGESEPELEKLVKQGENYIYKIEISQLKEIILKNSNIFLLLQGFFLNISTGSLIWLPTLYISKVQQQGYSNTTAIIVAGYLYALFQLGGLTTGFFGYLGDKFQRKTYKGRAILTSFFVCIAMPLYSAMFAIPMKNLEIYDESTLAILLSLLKQIVMNPWMTLIFVLSFLASAAQSANTPNWLALITDVNLPEHRGTAFSIANVASSLGRTLGNVGIGYLLTVVSKYAGEPSNYVITLIIFQIFFIPAAIFYVKMAESNVQDIGKVKLILRKRADLIVP, from the coding sequence ATGAATAATCTTAATTGGAAGATGATTTATACTATATTTGTTTTTGTAACTCTAGCAGCTTTTGATAATGTTATTATAGGATTATTTCCAACATTATTCTCCTCAATTGCAAGTGATTTAAATATAGGCTTATTTGAACTTGGAATTGTTTCGGCTATTAATATTTTAATAACTTCAATATCATCAGTTTATTGGGGATATCTTGCGGGCAGACTTAATAGGAGAAAGCTTATTATTATAGGAACTATTATTTGGTCATCATCGGTGCTTTTAACTTCCTATAGCAGTACTTATCTTGAATTATTGATTTTTCAAGTTTTAACTGGAATAGGATTGGGATGCATATCATCAATTGGATTTAGTACTTTGAGCGATTATATTCCGTATAAATTTCGTGGAATGATTTTAAGCTTTTGGGGAATGTCTCAAGGTTTTGGAGGAATTTTAGGAGCGCTGATAGCATCATTAATTGGTACATCTTCAGGTTGGAGAAAGCCCTTTGAAATAGTAAGCATAGTAGGCTTTTTATTAATTAGCTTATATCTTTTTATAAGAGAACCAAGGCTCGGAGAATCAGAACCTGAATTAGAAAAGTTAGTTAAACAAGGGGAAAATTATATTTATAAGATAGAAATTAGTCAGCTTAAAGAAATAATTTTAAAGAATAGCAATATATTTTTACTTTTACAAGGATTTTTCTTAAATATTTCTACGGGAAGCTTAATATGGCTTCCTACATTGTATATTTCGAAAGTTCAACAGCAAGGGTACAGTAATACGACAGCTATTATTGTTGCTGGGTATCTTTATGCCTTATTTCAATTAGGTGGACTAACAACAGGATTTTTTGGTTATCTCGGGGATAAGTTTCAAAGGAAAACTTACAAGGGAAGAGCGATACTAACTTCATTTTTTGTATGTATAGCAATGCCGCTTTATTCTGCAATGTTTGCAATTCCAATGAAAAACTTAGAAATATACGATGAGAGTACATTAGCAATTTTATTAAGTTTACTGAAACAGATAGTTATGAATCCTTGGATGACTTTAATTTTCGTATTATCATTTCTTGCTTCAGCAGCCCAGTCTGCAAACACACCCAACTGGCTTGCATTAATAACAGATGTGAATCTTCCAGAGCACAGGGGAACAGCTTTTAGTATAGCTAATGTTGCAAGCAGCTTAGGTAGAACTTTAGGCAATGTTGGGATTGGTTATTTACTTACAGTTGTATCAAAATACGCAGGAGAACCAAGCAATTATGTAATCACTCTTATTATATTTCAAATCTTTTTTATTCCAGCAGCAATATTCTATGTAAAAATGGCTGAAAGTAATGTTCAGGATATTGGAAAAGTTAAATTAATTCTTCGTAAGCGGGCAGATTTGATTGTGCCTTAG
- a CDS encoding glycosyltransferase produces the protein MIKNVLIISSDFTGHGHKSITESLCENFRENKEINVNVVDGFSLGGSTLLKIGKSYGPITRTSKNLWELIWELSMIKASLVNEAVELLIEHNFMELLKKIKPDLILSVHPNFNGSIINILEKNNIEIPFITLIADLVSIYPLWADKRADYIISPTYEAKEKCIEYGISEGKVKTLGFPVRSRFHKVIRSNMEYNMYNPLKCLIMSGGEGVGNMRKIAEILLNNFNCIVKIAVGRNKKLKNRLEQTLGEKYKGRVEIYGFTENVQDLMISSDIAFTRGSPNVMMEAIACNVPLVITGALPGQEEGNPEFVQKYNLGVVCTGNKSIKYIISDLLANNGQRLSEIKISQKSYSNPNVSKDIVDFILNM, from the coding sequence ATGATTAAAAATGTACTCATCATTTCATCTGATTTTACAGGTCATGGACATAAGAGTATAACAGAGTCTCTATGTGAAAACTTTAGAGAAAACAAGGAGATTAATGTTAATGTTGTAGATGGATTCTCACTTGGTGGAAGCACATTGCTTAAAATAGGCAAATCCTATGGACCTATAACCAGAACTTCTAAAAATTTATGGGAACTTATATGGGAATTGTCAATGATTAAAGCATCATTAGTTAATGAAGCTGTTGAATTATTAATAGAACATAATTTTATGGAGCTATTAAAGAAAATAAAACCAGATTTAATTTTATCTGTTCACCCAAATTTTAATGGATCCATTATTAATATATTAGAAAAAAATAATATTGAGATTCCATTCATTACTCTAATTGCCGATCTTGTAAGTATATATCCACTATGGGCAGATAAAAGAGCAGATTATATTATAAGTCCAACTTATGAAGCAAAAGAAAAGTGCATAGAATACGGTATTTCTGAGGGAAAAGTAAAAACTTTAGGGTTCCCAGTACGTTCTAGATTTCATAAAGTTATAAGATCTAATATGGAATATAATATGTATAATCCTTTAAAATGCCTAATAATGAGTGGGGGAGAAGGTGTAGGCAACATGAGAAAGATAGCTGAAATTCTCCTTAATAACTTCAATTGTATTGTAAAAATTGCTGTAGGCCGAAACAAAAAATTGAAGAATAGATTAGAACAAACCTTAGGAGAAAAGTATAAGGGGAGGGTTGAAATTTATGGATTTACGGAAAATGTACAAGATCTAATGATATCTTCAGATATTGCATTTACTAGAGGCAGTCCTAATGTCATGATGGAAGCTATTGCATGTAACGTACCTCTAGTAATAACAGGCGCACTTCCAGGTCAAGAAGAAGGAAATCCAGAATTTGTGCAAAAATATAATCTTGGAGTGGTATGTACAGGCAACAAAAGCATAAAGTATATTATAAGTGACTTACTTGCAAATAATGGACAAAGACTGAGTGAAATTAAAATATCTCAAAAAAGTTATTCTAATCCTAATGTTTCAAAAGATATTGTAGATTTTATTTTAAATATGTGA
- a CDS encoding sensor histidine kinase, whose product MKRYDVLNNYSIKSKLLLIYLFCVLIPMIVTNSVFYLTIKQNEVKEQKTNMEYAIDRVKYNLEAVLENCVLVSNHLHKDVGLNQFITQKYDNLLQYYEEYNFLLQNNVINYYYNSQHVYQVTIYTDNDTISNSNNFRKLTPEIRESDWYKQFCNNNKNMTISVYYDNDKKIIQNSSMPRTISIIRKLDNFSSKNENILKIDVDYNVIYNDILNEKMDGNLYVCNKDFILFSNKVSNDGWKEFDTVDCIENKAVKLNDSFSFKAANEEWNIIITEDEINLLSRIAERKEILLGLIIFNLLLPTIIIFLVSYSIRHRVTLLSKYLGKVENEEFFTIQCSYGNDEIGNLIRSYNLMVLRIKELIEVVFKRDAEKQKLELAKKQAELKALQSQVNPHFMFNTLESIRMRSLIKGEIETADVIENLSTLLRTTINWGEDFITIEDEMLFVENYLQIQKYRFGDKLSYSFYIMEECKRIKIPKLSILGFVENACVHGIEEVSYKAGINVNIIKDESSLFIEILDSGCGMSAEELNLIMNKLKDAEMDMLNRSKSIGILNTYMRLKMYCNNNMKFKIDSKLKKGTEVKLQIYLDELMKKQCN is encoded by the coding sequence ATGAAAAGATATGATGTTCTAAATAATTATAGTATTAAGTCAAAATTATTATTAATATATTTGTTTTGTGTGTTAATTCCTATGATAGTTACCAATTCAGTATTCTATTTAACGATTAAACAAAATGAAGTAAAAGAACAGAAGACCAATATGGAATATGCCATAGATAGAGTTAAATATAATTTAGAGGCAGTGTTAGAAAATTGCGTACTAGTATCAAATCATTTACACAAGGATGTAGGATTAAATCAGTTTATTACTCAAAAATATGATAACCTTCTTCAATATTATGAAGAATATAATTTTTTGCTGCAAAATAATGTAATCAATTACTACTATAATTCACAGCATGTATATCAAGTTACAATATACACAGATAATGATACTATAAGCAATAGCAATAATTTTAGAAAATTGACTCCGGAAATTCGAGAGAGTGACTGGTATAAACAATTTTGTAATAACAATAAAAATATGACTATTTCAGTTTATTATGATAATGATAAAAAGATTATTCAAAATAGTAGTATGCCTAGAACTATTAGTATTATTAGAAAGTTAGACAACTTTAGTTCTAAAAATGAAAATATTTTAAAAATAGATGTAGATTATAATGTAATATACAATGATATTTTGAATGAGAAAATGGATGGCAATTTATATGTTTGCAATAAAGACTTTATTTTGTTTTCTAATAAAGTATCAAATGATGGATGGAAGGAATTTGATACGGTAGATTGTATTGAAAATAAGGCAGTCAAATTAAATGATTCTTTTAGCTTTAAAGCAGCAAATGAGGAGTGGAATATTATTATTACAGAAGATGAAATAAATCTTTTATCTAGAATTGCTGAACGGAAAGAAATATTGTTAGGATTAATAATATTTAATTTGTTACTACCAACTATTATTATTTTTTTAGTATCGTATTCTATTAGGCATAGAGTAACATTACTTAGTAAATATTTAGGTAAGGTAGAAAATGAGGAATTTTTCACAATACAATGTAGTTATGGCAATGATGAAATTGGAAATTTAATTCGTAGCTATAATTTAATGGTTTTAAGAATTAAGGAACTAATAGAAGTTGTATTTAAGAGAGATGCAGAAAAGCAAAAGCTTGAACTAGCTAAAAAGCAGGCGGAGCTAAAAGCTTTGCAAAGTCAAGTCAATCCTCATTTTATGTTTAATACCCTCGAGAGTATTCGCATGAGAAGCTTGATAAAGGGTGAAATAGAGACTGCAGATGTAATTGAAAATTTATCTACATTACTGCGAACTACAATAAATTGGGGGGAGGATTTTATTACAATTGAAGATGAAATGCTATTTGTAGAAAATTATCTTCAAATTCAAAAGTATCGTTTTGGTGATAAATTATCTTATAGCTTTTATATTATGGAAGAATGTAAAAGAATAAAAATACCGAAGTTATCTATTTTAGGGTTTGTTGAAAATGCGTGTGTTCATGGAATTGAAGAAGTATCATATAAAGCAGGGATTAATGTTAACATAATCAAAGATGAGAGCAGTTTATTTATAGAAATATTAGACTCAGGATGTGGAATGAGTGCAGAGGAACTAAATTTGATTATGAATAAATTAAAAGATGCAGAAATGGACATGCTCAATAGAAGTAAGAGTATTGGTATTTTAAATACTTATATGCGTTTGAAGATGTATTGCAATAATAATATGAAATTTAAAATTGATAGCAAGTTAAAGAAAGGAACGGAAGTAAAATTACAGATTTACCTCGATGAACTAATGAAAAAACAATGTAATTAA
- a CDS encoding response regulator, whose translation MIKILIVDDEPFIRQGLKILINWEKYGYEIIGEAANGIEAIKELEKKEIDLIIVDIKMPEMNGIELIEHVRNNISNTIKFIVLSGYYEFEYAKKAIKYNVTDYVLKPIRKDELIKVLNSFKDEYIKQENQKIIQKTKDKVLYDKYLSEIINGKCDNATLEYVNEYQNFSKDLRYVIIEINYYDDAYSNITDDEKRNGKEVFYKKMIRWLGENCYNVIFDGSKYKNYYDIGFIYDKKLAEEYGLNENEYIAKLQKDMRKNQKYDFYIYIGEKVSSIRELSMSYKTAIIAKLFSDFSNGNIISYYDQIMEKKELSYDVEKQYMDDLIHEIDENNKEEIIKCVDKIYDSFRECKIDLEIINININYLLCNLVNIARRLDLEDNQEEVMKYISSISFEQIISRGSAKHLKDFSLEFSKYLSQLRQNSVQGILSQVDKEISEHYMEKLSLKYLSEKYFINSAYLGQIFKKKYKVCFKDYLNTYRVEKAAELLKSSNDRVYSIAEKVGYSNPDYFINKFVQIKEKTPIQYRKQFLT comes from the coding sequence ATGATTAAAATCTTAATAGTGGATGATGAACCGTTTATTCGCCAAGGTCTTAAGATTCTAATTAATTGGGAAAAGTATGGTTATGAAATTATTGGTGAAGCCGCAAATGGTATTGAAGCAATAAAGGAATTAGAGAAAAAAGAGATAGATTTGATAATTGTAGATATAAAAATGCCTGAAATGAATGGTATTGAATTAATTGAACATGTACGAAATAATATATCAAATACAATTAAATTCATAGTATTAAGCGGCTACTATGAATTTGAATATGCTAAAAAAGCAATAAAATACAATGTAACTGATTATGTTTTAAAGCCCATTAGAAAAGATGAATTAATCAAAGTTTTAAATAGCTTCAAAGACGAATATATTAAGCAGGAAAATCAAAAAATCATACAAAAAACAAAAGATAAGGTTTTGTATGATAAATATTTAAGCGAGATCATAAATGGAAAATGTGATAATGCTACTTTAGAATATGTTAATGAATATCAGAATTTTTCAAAAGACTTACGATATGTAATCATAGAAATTAATTATTATGATGACGCTTATAGCAATATTACTGATGATGAAAAACGAAATGGAAAAGAAGTATTTTATAAGAAGATGATAAGATGGCTTGGAGAAAATTGTTATAATGTAATTTTTGATGGAAGCAAGTATAAAAATTATTATGATATTGGATTTATATATGATAAAAAATTAGCAGAAGAGTACGGTTTAAATGAAAATGAATACATTGCAAAATTGCAAAAGGATATGAGGAAAAATCAAAAATATGATTTTTATATTTACATTGGGGAGAAAGTAAGCAGTATTAGAGAATTGTCAATGTCATATAAAACTGCAATTATAGCTAAATTATTTTCAGATTTTTCAAATGGAAATATTATTTCATATTATGATCAAATTATGGAAAAAAAGGAACTTAGCTATGATGTAGAAAAGCAATATATGGATGATTTAATCCATGAAATAGATGAAAATAATAAAGAAGAAATTATAAAATGTGTTGATAAAATTTATGATAGCTTTAGGGAGTGCAAGATAGATTTGGAGATTATAAACATAAATATAAATTATTTGTTGTGTAATCTGGTTAATATTGCAAGAAGGTTAGATCTCGAAGATAATCAGGAAGAGGTTATGAAATATATTAGTTCAATTTCCTTCGAGCAAATAATAAGCAGAGGGAGTGCAAAACATTTAAAAGATTTTTCGTTAGAGTTTTCAAAGTATTTAAGCCAATTGAGGCAAAATTCAGTTCAAGGAATTTTAAGTCAAGTTGATAAGGAAATATCAGAGCACTATATGGAAAAATTAAGTTTAAAGTATTTAAGTGAAAAGTATTTTATTAATAGCGCATATTTGGGACAAATTTTTAAAAAGAAATATAAGGTGTGTTTTAAAGATTATTTAAATACATATAGGGTTGAAAAAGCAGCAGAATTATTAAAAAGCAGCAATGATAGAGTTTATAGTATTGCTGAAAAAGTTGGTTATAGCAATCCGGATTATTTCATTAATAAATTTGTTCAAATTAAAGAAAAAACACCAATACAATATAGAAAACAATTTTTAACTTAA
- a CDS encoding glycoside hydrolase 43 family protein: protein MSENPIIWADYPDLDPIRIDDTYYMVSTTMHFMPGCVILRSYNLINWEVATYVYDILEDTREQKLEDDKQIYGKGMWAASLRYNKGKFYVCFVANDTHKTYLYTAMDITGPWEKNNIEGFYHDCSLLFDDDRVYIIYGNNEIHITELKDDLSGPKLDGLDRIIVRETQEYYLGYEGAHFYKINGKYYAFFIHMLKSKNGHRTQACFVSDSIEGKFVGGEVFDDDMGFHNSGIAQGGIVDTPDGKWYAMLFQDRGAVGRVPVIVPMHFENDFPVFNEKAPQYIEILDNKPGYEYKLLVGDDDFIYKPDKKGKIKLKEFWQWNHIPNNKLWSVMEKPGVYCIHSGKVSPNINYAVNTLTQRAMGPKSEAIVTLDGKELKNGDYAGLCFLISSYGLIALTKEDEQFYLVMLAKCTDDKSIFGNLIDKEPGVEYGRIPVKHAKVTLKAYGNFENKIDECEFYYQDGEAWIKLGITHNLVWKMDQFAGCRFGLFLFSTKEIGGSAEFSKFKYNILK from the coding sequence ATGAGTGAAAATCCGATTATTTGGGCTGATTATCCAGATCTTGATCCAATAAGAATAGATGATACTTACTATATGGTTAGTACCACAATGCATTTTATGCCAGGCTGTGTTATATTGCGTTCATATAATCTTATTAATTGGGAAGTAGCTACTTACGTATATGACATTTTAGAGGATACACGAGAGCAAAAGCTAGAAGATGATAAGCAAATTTATGGAAAGGGGATGTGGGCAGCATCACTGCGATATAATAAAGGAAAATTCTATGTGTGTTTTGTAGCAAATGACACTCATAAGACTTACCTATATACAGCTATGGATATTACAGGTCCGTGGGAAAAGAATAATATTGAAGGATTTTATCATGACTGCTCACTGCTTTTTGATGATGATAGAGTTTATATAATTTATGGCAATAATGAAATTCATATTACGGAATTGAAAGATGACCTTTCAGGTCCTAAGTTAGATGGATTAGATAGAATAATTGTAAGAGAAACGCAAGAGTATTATCTTGGTTACGAAGGTGCCCATTTCTATAAAATTAATGGTAAATATTATGCTTTTTTTATTCACATGCTAAAGTCTAAAAATGGGCATAGAACTCAAGCATGTTTTGTATCTGACTCTATAGAGGGAAAATTTGTTGGTGGAGAAGTATTTGATGATGATATGGGATTTCATAACTCTGGTATAGCACAAGGAGGAATAGTGGATACTCCAGATGGAAAGTGGTATGCTATGCTGTTTCAAGATCGTGGTGCCGTTGGACGTGTACCTGTTATTGTTCCAATGCACTTTGAAAATGATTTCCCAGTATTTAATGAAAAGGCACCTCAATACATTGAGATTCTAGATAATAAACCAGGATATGAATACAAATTACTGGTTGGAGATGATGACTTTATTTATAAGCCTGATAAGAAGGGGAAGATTAAGTTAAAAGAGTTTTGGCAATGGAATCATATACCAAATAATAAATTATGGTCAGTTATGGAAAAACCTGGAGTGTATTGTATTCATTCAGGAAAAGTTTCTCCAAACATAAATTATGCAGTAAATACTCTAACACAACGTGCCATGGGACCAAAGAGTGAGGCAATAGTGACTTTAGATGGCAAGGAACTTAAGAATGGTGATTATGCAGGCTTATGTTTTCTAATTAGTTCGTATGGATTAATTGCACTTACAAAAGAAGATGAACAATTTTACTTAGTAATGTTAGCAAAATGTACTGATGATAAATCAATCTTTGGAAATTTAATAGATAAAGAGCCTGGAGTGGAGTATGGAAGAATTCCTGTAAAACATGCTAAAGTAACACTAAAAGCATATGGTAATTTCGAAAATAAAATAGATGAATGTGAGTTTTACTATCAGGATGGAGAAGCATGGATAAAGCTTGGCATCACACATAATCTTGTATGGAAGATGGATCAGTTTGCTGGATGCCGTTTTGGTTTATTTCTGTTCTCTACAAAGGAAATTGGTGGAAGTGCTGAATTTTCGAAGTTTAAGTATAACATTTTGAAATGA
- a CDS encoding family 43 glycosylhydrolase encodes MIYKEKEDLKYVLCYTRKPQENLIYSEKLAYSMHLAYSEDGVGFQELNHNSGILFAKATENDNGSLNAKSLKNPYIFYLADGTFGILAVRTGAEGENDEESKGRVLLFTSADLLQYKEIGLIDLKGDTYISDIKCQYDEDKKVYIICWSDESGNYYKNFTADILNINSASIPEKTEAFVIENVNTEIEGVVPRNVISVSMEVAHHLICKLIVPTNVEIKVPESVNITSEKELKVVKATAIYSDGTTAMKNVDWNLSEIDWNKSGKYRITGKVHQDHYEFPIATDRADPCIGKWKGKYYFIATNDADGNHSLYMREADNIPDLLKAEEKLIIDSNMYEDIKGLLWAPEFHIVEGDLYILHGATSGEFFYEESHVMKLKKDGNPMDAKDWSRPHRVVKKDGNYLCEEGKTISLDMTNFEIDGEYYVVWSQREFLPEDIGAWLYIAKVDPKEPWKLISDPVVISKPDYGWANNNVFVDEGPFTLIRDGKVFLTFASAMIDATYVVGILCADKNADLLDPASWTKGNYPLLTSRSALGEYGPGHNSYVIDEDGNVWNAYHARPGVNGPRSSGLRRVHFDIDNYPVLDLTEEKDLNPELRNVIMDIIVR; translated from the coding sequence ATGATATATAAAGAGAAAGAAGATTTAAAATATGTACTTTGTTATACAAGAAAACCACAGGAAAATTTGATTTATTCTGAAAAATTAGCATATAGTATGCATCTTGCTTACAGTGAAGATGGAGTGGGATTTCAGGAGTTAAATCATAATTCGGGAATTTTATTTGCTAAAGCAACAGAAAATGATAATGGATCTCTCAATGCAAAAAGCTTGAAAAATCCGTATATTTTCTATTTGGCAGACGGCACTTTTGGAATTCTTGCTGTACGTACAGGGGCAGAGGGTGAAAATGATGAGGAGAGTAAAGGACGAGTGCTTCTATTTACTTCAGCAGATCTTTTGCAGTATAAGGAAATTGGATTGATTGATTTAAAAGGAGACACTTATATAAGTGATATAAAATGCCAGTATGATGAGGATAAAAAAGTTTATATAATTTGTTGGAGTGACGAAAGTGGGAATTATTATAAGAATTTTACTGCTGATATATTGAATATAAACAGTGCTTCGATACCTGAAAAGACAGAAGCCTTTGTTATAGAAAATGTTAATACAGAAATAGAGGGAGTAGTACCAAGGAATGTTATAAGTGTATCGATGGAAGTGGCACATCACCTTATTTGTAAACTTATAGTGCCTACTAATGTGGAAATAAAAGTACCTGAAAGTGTGAATATTACATCAGAAAAAGAACTAAAAGTTGTGAAGGCTACTGCTATTTATAGTGATGGAACAACAGCCATGAAGAATGTAGATTGGAATTTATCAGAAATAGATTGGAATAAGTCAGGAAAGTATAGAATAACTGGTAAAGTACATCAAGATCATTATGAATTCCCTATTGCTACTGACCGTGCGGACCCATGTATAGGAAAATGGAAGGGAAAGTATTATTTTATTGCAACAAATGATGCTGATGGAAATCACAGCTTATATATGAGAGAAGCAGATAACATACCAGATTTATTAAAGGCTGAAGAAAAATTGATAATTGATTCTAATATGTATGAGGATATTAAAGGTCTTTTATGGGCACCAGAATTTCACATAGTTGAAGGAGATTTATATATCTTACATGGGGCAACCTCAGGAGAGTTTTTTTATGAAGAATCACATGTTATGAAGCTAAAAAAGGATGGAAATCCAATGGATGCAAAAGATTGGTCTAGGCCACACCGTGTAGTAAAGAAAGATGGAAATTATTTATGTGAAGAAGGGAAAACCATTTCTCTTGATATGACAAATTTCGAAATAGACGGAGAGTATTATGTAGTTTGGTCACAACGTGAATTTTTACCAGAGGATATTGGGGCATGGCTTTATATTGCTAAAGTTGATCCAAAGGAGCCATGGAAGCTAATAAGTGATCCAGTAGTTATTTCTAAGCCAGATTATGGCTGGGCAAATAACAATGTTTTTGTTGATGAAGGACCATTTACTTTGATAAGAGATGGAAAGGTATTTTTAACTTTTGCTAGTGCAATGATAGATGCTACTTATGTTGTAGGAATTCTATGTGCAGATAAAAATGCAGACTTGTTAGATCCTGCTAGTTGGACAAAGGGAAATTATCCTCTACTTACTTCTAGAAGTGCACTAGGAGAATACGGTCCCGGTCATAATTCTTATGTTATAGATGAAGATGGAAATGTATGGAATGCTTATCATGCGAGACCAGGAGTTAATGGACCTAGATCTTCTGGACTTCGTCGTGTTCATTTTGATATTGATAATTATCCAGTGCTTGATTTAACAGAAGAAAAGGATTTAAATCCAGAGTTAAGAAATGTGATTATGGATATTATTGTGAGGTGA
- a CDS encoding sugar ABC transporter substrate-binding protein yields the protein MKKTKLITSMLLTGFVSLSLLAGCGNQTKDTSTSNGKIKEFTAFFAVAGKEIPDNDRVKNVIAEKIGAKVNEQWLTGQTAKERIGVMIAGGEYPDFIEGGEGTQALVDAGALVPLEDKIDKYPNIKNYLTPDEWEKLRKPDGHIYYIQQFGKTRGKDTQVQHNDEAFWIQKAVLEWANYPQIKTVDQYFDLIEKYKAANPTINGQPTIGFDILCDDWRYFCLENPPQFVAGYPNDGKAIIDKETLTAKNYNTIPEAQKYFKKLNEEYNKGIIDPETFTLSYDQYKSKLSTGRVLGMVDQHWEFEDAEKALKQQHMDEKTWVPLGLTLDPNVKPQYRAQPAFNTGSGLGITTSCKDVDGALKVINDLLDNDVLALRWWGEKDKDYKVDDKGVFYMTDEQRENYRNQDWMQANQCRYSYFPQYATGYLDDGINCIWPEQQQGEFEATLSDDDKKVLNGYGYKKWTDFLNVPAEKNEPWYPIYSATGGWSADDPQNMAMIKMDDIKKKWLPKVVMCSTSDFDSTWNEYQTTLTTQADIKAYEDALTKEVKRRVEKFKN from the coding sequence ATGAAAAAAACAAAACTCATTACTAGTATGCTTTTAACAGGATTTGTATCATTAAGCCTTCTTGCAGGTTGTGGTAATCAAACAAAGGATACAAGCACTAGTAATGGAAAAATTAAGGAATTTACAGCGTTCTTTGCTGTTGCAGGAAAGGAAATTCCTGATAATGACAGAGTGAAAAATGTAATAGCTGAAAAAATAGGAGCTAAAGTAAATGAACAATGGCTTACAGGACAAACAGCTAAAGAAAGAATCGGGGTAATGATTGCAGGAGGTGAATATCCAGATTTTATTGAGGGAGGAGAAGGAACTCAAGCGCTAGTAGATGCAGGTGCACTTGTTCCATTGGAAGATAAGATAGACAAATATCCTAATATTAAAAACTATTTAACACCTGATGAATGGGAAAAATTAAGAAAGCCTGATGGGCATATTTATTATATACAGCAGTTTGGAAAGACTAGAGGAAAAGATACACAAGTACAACACAATGATGAGGCTTTCTGGATTCAAAAAGCAGTTCTAGAATGGGCTAATTATCCACAAATAAAAACTGTTGATCAATATTTTGATTTGATTGAGAAATATAAAGCGGCAAATCCAACAATAAATGGACAACCAACCATAGGTTTTGATATTCTATGTGATGATTGGAGATATTTCTGCTTGGAAAATCCACCTCAATTCGTAGCTGGATACCCTAATGATGGAAAAGCAATTATAGATAAAGAAACACTTACAGCTAAAAACTATAATACAATTCCAGAAGCACAAAAATATTTTAAAAAACTAAATGAAGAATATAATAAGGGAATTATAGATCCTGAAACATTTACATTATCTTATGACCAATATAAATCAAAGCTTTCGACAGGAAGAGTGCTTGGAATGGTTGATCAGCATTGGGAATTTGAAGATGCAGAAAAAGCATTAAAGCAACAGCATATGGATGAGAAAACTTGGGTGCCATTAGGTTTGACCCTTGATCCTAATGTAAAACCACAATATAGAGCTCAACCAGCCTTTAATACTGGAAGTGGACTTGGAATCACAACTAGCTGTAAAGATGTAGATGGAGCATTAAAAGTTATAAATGATTTATTAGACAATGATGTATTAGCATTAAGATGGTGGGGAGAAAAGGATAAAGATTATAAAGTAGATGATAAAGGTGTATTTTATATGACAGATGAGCAGAGAGAAAATTATAGAAATCAAGATTGGATGCAGGCTAATCAATGCAGATACTCTTATTTCCCTCAATATGCTACAGGTTATTTAGATGATGGCATTAATTGTATATGGCCAGAACAACAACAAGGTGAATTTGAAGCCACTTTATCAGATGATGATAAGAAGGTTTTAAATGGATATGGTTATAAGAAATGGACTGATTTTTTAAATGTTCCAGCAGAAAAGAATGAACCTTGGTATCCAATTTATTCAGCAACTGGTGGTTGGTCTGCGGATGATCCACAAAATATGGCAATGATAAAAATGGATGATATTAAAAAGAAATGGCTTCCAAAGGTTGTTATGTGCAGCACAAGTGATTTTGACTCAACATGGAATGAGTATCAAACAACATTAACAACTCAAGCAGATATAAAGGCATATGAAGATGCTCTTACTAAAGAGGTAAAGAGAAGAGTAGAAAAATTCAAGAACTAA